A portion of the Atribacterota bacterium genome contains these proteins:
- a CDS encoding ABC transporter ATP-binding protein yields MTVEIRIKGLSKYYYSDGKTIKALDNISITIPGNRIFTLLGPSGCGKTTLLRCIVGLETPDSGEIKIGDEIVWCSKKGINMPTEKRGLAMVFQTYAIWPHMNVYNNVAYPLQIKNFPKEEIRKRVEKTLRFVKLEGFEKRPATNISGGQQQRVALARALIAEPKVILFDEPLSNLDAKLREETRKELRNFLSELKITAVYVTHDQIEALALSDVIAVMNSGYIVEIGSPKQIYFNATHQFVADFIGRANLVKATVKFQQEDQTIVDSELGTFICQKRDFPVGSKVILCIRPEFIYLKEDKVSEEQNIITGQIENLIFIGEAYEGEIRVGKERLMIRIDSESSLQKGDTVDFVVSAEHCLLVLD; encoded by the coding sequence ATGACCGTGGAAATCCGGATCAAAGGATTAAGTAAATATTACTATTCTGATGGGAAGACTATTAAAGCACTCGATAATATTAGCATTACTATTCCCGGTAATCGGATATTTACTCTTCTGGGTCCCAGTGGTTGCGGCAAGACTACTCTACTGCGATGTATCGTAGGATTGGAAACGCCGGATTCTGGAGAGATTAAAATAGGTGATGAAATAGTCTGGTGCAGCAAAAAAGGAATAAATATGCCTACTGAAAAAAGGGGATTAGCTATGGTTTTTCAGACTTATGCAATCTGGCCTCATATGAATGTGTATAATAATGTTGCTTATCCGCTCCAGATTAAGAATTTCCCCAAAGAGGAGATACGCAAAAGAGTGGAGAAAACTCTTCGCTTTGTTAAGCTGGAAGGTTTTGAAAAAAGACCGGCTACGAATATTTCTGGAGGCCAGCAGCAGAGAGTTGCTTTAGCAAGGGCTTTAATAGCGGAACCCAAGGTTATTCTCTTTGACGAACCTTTAAGCAATCTGGATGCTAAACTGAGAGAAGAGACAAGGAAAGAGTTAAGGAACTTCCTGAGCGAGCTTAAAATTACTGCTGTATATGTTACGCATGATCAGATTGAAGCATTAGCTCTTTCTGATGTTATTGCGGTAATGAATTCGGGATATATTGTTGAGATTGGCTCTCCCAAGCAGATCTATTTTAATGCCACTCACCAGTTTGTTGCTGATTTTATTGGTAGAGCCAATCTTGTTAAAGCGACAGTTAAATTTCAACAGGAAGACCAGACCATTGTTGATTCAGAACTTGGTACCTTTATCTGTCAGAAAAGAGATTTTCCAGTGGGAAGCAAGGTAATTCTTTGCATTAGACCAGAATTCATCTATCTAAAAGAAGATAAGGTTTCTGAAGAACAAAACATAATCACTGGACAGATAGAGAATTTGATCTTTATTGGAGAAGCTTATGAAGGAGAGATTAGAGTTGGTAAGGAACGCTTAATGATAAGAATAGACTCGGAAAGTTCCTTGCAAAAAGGTGATACTGTAGATTTCGTTGTAAGTGCTGAACATTGCCTGCTAGTTTTGGATTAA